In one Pseudodesulfovibrio tunisiensis genomic region, the following are encoded:
- a CDS encoding substrate-binding periplasmic protein: protein MNDWKGRFFRHGVMPLCAVLFGFTLLVLLSCSGAMAGSKAKKVLIVGDDAYPPYSYVEHGEPKGIYVDILRRIFERMAGYDVTMRLMPYKRAMDMARRGEAFGVFPPYYKPRMRPYLGTYSDPILREEVVVICHWSVLSRERPKFPEDYKGLRFGNNLGFVIGGDDFWHAVRDRIIDLEEVRGTETNLRKLVNGRLDCYINDRLAILATLKRMEAEGTIANADALIKEAYVVSGQYAHLAFSGHVDCTDFVAKFNRELAGMRASGELDEIVRAHTE, encoded by the coding sequence ATGAACGACTGGAAAGGCCGGTTCTTCCGGCATGGAGTGATGCCTCTTTGTGCCGTGCTTTTCGGCTTCACGCTGCTTGTGCTTCTTTCCTGCTCGGGCGCCATGGCCGGGAGCAAAGCGAAAAAGGTGCTCATTGTCGGCGATGATGCATACCCGCCTTATTCCTATGTGGAGCATGGCGAGCCCAAGGGCATTTACGTGGACATTCTCCGGCGCATCTTCGAACGGATGGCGGGGTATGATGTGACCATGCGGCTGATGCCGTACAAACGGGCCATGGACATGGCGCGACGTGGTGAGGCTTTCGGCGTGTTTCCCCCGTACTACAAACCCCGGATGCGTCCGTATCTCGGAACGTATTCCGACCCCATACTGCGCGAGGAAGTGGTGGTTATCTGCCACTGGTCGGTTCTGTCCCGGGAAAGACCGAAGTTTCCCGAGGACTACAAGGGATTGCGCTTCGGAAACAACCTCGGATTCGTGATCGGCGGGGACGATTTCTGGCACGCAGTGCGGGATCGCATCATCGATCTGGAGGAGGTGCGGGGCACGGAAACCAACCTGCGCAAACTCGTGAATGGCCGTCTGGATTGCTACATAAATGATCGGCTGGCCATTCTTGCGACCCTGAAACGCATGGAGGCGGAAGGGACGATCGCCAATGCCGATGCCCTGATCAAGGAAGCGTACGTGGTTTCCGGGCAATACGCGCATCTTGCCTTTTCCGGCCATGTGGACTGCACGGATTTCGTGGCGAAATTCAACCGGGAACTGGCAGGAATGCGGGCTTCCGGCGAACTGGATGAAATCGTCAGAGCGCATACGGAATGA
- a CDS encoding FeoA family protein: protein MQKPLTKFPTGSEVRIAGIDGGRGARSRMLALGLTPGCPATVLGGGPTGCRVRVRGADLVLCCGLAEKILAVDADSNEIPPCPCCHRQCAKA from the coding sequence ATGCAGAAACCCTTGACAAAGTTTCCCACCGGCTCCGAAGTGAGGATTGCCGGAATAGACGGAGGCCGCGGCGCCAGATCCAGAATGCTGGCTCTGGGCCTCACTCCGGGCTGTCCGGCAACCGTACTTGGTGGCGGTCCCACCGGCTGCCGGGTTCGGGTTCGCGGCGCGGACCTCGTGCTCTGTTGCGGCCTTGCGGAAAAGATTCTGGCCGTTGACGCAGACTCCAATGAAATCCCGCCCTGCCCGTGCTGCCACAGGCAGTGCGCCAAAGCCTGA
- the purF gene encoding amidophosphoribosyltransferase — protein MKKEYCGLFGIYGHKEAARMTYFGLYALQHRGQESAGIVTWDGTKIREQKGMGLVPDVFNERHLGTELKGNIGMGHIRYSTTGASLIRNAQPFIVRHGDLRLAVAHNGNLVNTFELRQELEAEGSIFQTTMDTEVFAHLIVKNLNGNTIEDAILKACQRIKGAYCMLIMANDKLIAVKDPNGFRPLALGRLDNKYVLASETCAFDLIEAEYLRPLTPGEMLVIQDGQLKSYTMDIPKQPKRQCIFELIYFARPDSYVFGDVVYERRKAFGAALAHEAPVDADFVMPFPDSGNYAAVGYSQASGLPLELAMIRNHYVGRTFIQPSQDMRDFSVRVKLNPVKSMIQGKRIVIVEDSIVRGTTIRTRVKKLRELGAREIHMRVSCPPIKFPCFYGIDFSSKGELIAANHPVDDIARFLGLDSLHYLTIPGLVNSVSEKDAWCLACFDGNYPIAPAPVRGKDCLETEYAPGIIKEYC, from the coding sequence ATGAAAAAAGAGTACTGCGGATTGTTTGGTATCTACGGCCACAAGGAGGCCGCCAGGATGACCTATTTCGGACTGTATGCCCTCCAGCACAGAGGGCAGGAGTCCGCAGGGATCGTGACCTGGGATGGCACCAAGATTCGCGAACAGAAGGGCATGGGACTGGTCCCGGATGTGTTCAACGAACGCCATCTCGGTACCGAACTCAAAGGGAACATCGGCATGGGGCACATTCGGTATTCCACTACCGGCGCATCCCTCATCCGCAATGCCCAGCCGTTCATCGTGCGTCACGGAGACCTGCGTCTTGCCGTGGCTCACAACGGCAATCTGGTGAATACCTTCGAGCTGCGTCAGGAACTCGAGGCCGAAGGGTCCATCTTCCAGACCACCATGGACACCGAGGTGTTCGCGCACCTCATCGTCAAGAACCTCAACGGCAACACCATCGAAGACGCCATTCTCAAGGCTTGCCAGCGCATCAAGGGCGCCTACTGCATGCTGATCATGGCGAACGACAAGCTCATTGCGGTCAAGGACCCCAACGGCTTCCGTCCTCTGGCTCTCGGTCGGCTCGACAACAAGTACGTGCTGGCTTCGGAAACCTGTGCCTTCGATCTGATCGAGGCGGAATATCTGCGTCCCCTGACTCCGGGCGAAATGCTCGTCATTCAGGACGGCCAGCTCAAGTCCTACACCATGGACATTCCCAAGCAGCCCAAGCGTCAATGCATCTTCGAGCTCATCTACTTCGCGCGTCCGGATTCCTATGTGTTCGGCGACGTGGTGTACGAGCGGCGCAAGGCGTTTGGTGCGGCTCTGGCGCACGAGGCCCCGGTGGATGCCGATTTCGTGATGCCGTTTCCGGATTCCGGCAACTATGCTGCGGTCGGCTATTCGCAGGCCTCGGGCCTGCCTCTGGAACTGGCCATGATTCGGAACCATTACGTGGGCCGGACATTCATCCAGCCCTCGCAGGACATGCGCGACTTCAGCGTGCGCGTGAAGCTCAATCCCGTGAAGAGCATGATTCAGGGCAAGCGCATCGTGATCGTGGAGGATTCCATTGTCCGCGGCACAACGATTCGGACCCGGGTCAAGAAGCTTCGCGAGCTTGGCGCGCGGGAAATCCACATGCGCGTAAGCTGTCCGCCCATCAAGTTCCCGTGTTTCTACGGCATTGATTTCTCTTCCAAGGGCGAACTCATTGCGGCAAATCATCCGGTCGACGACATTGCCCGTTTTCTGGGACTGGATTCCCTGCATTACCTGACCATTCCCGGACTGGTGAATTCCGTGTCGGAAAAGGATGCATGGTGTCTGGCCTGTTTTGATGGAAACTATCCCATTGCCCCGGCCCCGGTCAGAGGCAAGGATTGCCTGGAGACGGAATACGCTCCCGGCATCATCAAGGAATATTGCTGA
- a CDS encoding penicillin-binding protein 1A: MKVFKILLISFLICLVLGILGAVGLYNWAARDLPGFKKITDYNPSLVTTVYGKDNQILGYFYKEKRFLVTLDQINPWVPKAFLAAEDASFYQHDGVDLTAIARAFVANLKAGRNKQGGSTITQQIIKRLLLTPEKSYKRKLKEAILAFRLENYLTKEEILTIYLNQIFLGNHAYGIEAAARNYFGRHASDLTLAQSAILAGLPQAPSRFNPYRNMHAAKLRQHYVLGQMLHLNWITKAQYDEAMAEEIVLESMPDPSWKVGAYYLEEVRRWLIDKFGEDAVYHGGLTVTTACDLKHQAAAEKAMHDGLVASAKRRGWIGPIENVSAGDVARVLSEGPQDVEGLEQGAWVKAWVARVDKDKAYARFGKFQGLLPLKSMHWCREPDARKAPEEVPAPRDARKILKKGDVVWASISDIPKESEGVWGLALEREPLVQGALVSVTPETGEVLALVGGYSFEKSQFNRATQALRQPGSAFKPIVYSTALDNGFTPSSIVLDAPIVFANDEAGKLWRPENFEGKFYGPTLLRTALVKSRNLVTIRVAQKVGISKIIERARALGLEADFPHDLSVALGSGVVSLMNLCEAYTAFARGGSYIKPRTVLSVKSAWGEDVFTSVPETVDAISPQTAYIIVSLMKQVVQGGTGWRVRVLHRPIAGKTGTSNNERDAWFMGFTPYLLSGVYVGFDELKPMGKYETGSRAASSIWVDYRREVEEDYPYQDFTQPPGIVMVKVDGDTGKLAGPGSRTEFFLPYKEGTEPTERAAAPGSTSGGGSVDDLFKQTF, encoded by the coding sequence ATGAAAGTTTTCAAGATTCTGCTGATCTCCTTCCTCATCTGTCTCGTTCTGGGCATTCTCGGCGCCGTGGGGCTTTACAACTGGGCTGCCCGGGATTTGCCCGGGTTCAAGAAGATCACGGACTACAATCCGTCTCTGGTGACCACCGTTTACGGCAAGGACAACCAGATTCTCGGCTATTTCTACAAGGAAAAGCGGTTTCTGGTGACGCTGGACCAGATCAATCCCTGGGTTCCCAAGGCGTTTCTCGCAGCCGAGGACGCGAGTTTCTATCAGCATGACGGCGTGGACCTGACCGCCATTGCCCGTGCGTTCGTGGCCAACCTCAAGGCCGGGCGCAACAAGCAGGGCGGGTCAACCATCACGCAGCAGATCATCAAGCGGCTTCTGCTGACTCCGGAAAAAAGCTACAAGCGCAAGCTCAAGGAAGCCATCCTTGCATTCAGGCTGGAGAACTACCTGACCAAGGAAGAAATCCTCACCATCTACCTGAACCAGATTTTTCTCGGCAACCATGCCTACGGCATCGAAGCCGCGGCCCGGAACTATTTCGGCCGTCACGCCTCGGACCTTACCCTGGCTCAATCCGCGATTCTGGCTGGCCTGCCTCAGGCTCCCAGCCGTTTCAATCCCTATCGGAACATGCATGCAGCCAAGTTGCGCCAGCATTACGTGCTGGGCCAGATGCTGCATCTGAACTGGATCACCAAGGCGCAGTACGACGAGGCCATGGCCGAGGAAATCGTTCTGGAAAGCATGCCCGATCCGTCCTGGAAGGTCGGTGCCTATTATCTTGAGGAAGTGCGGCGCTGGCTCATCGACAAGTTTGGTGAGGATGCCGTGTACCACGGTGGTCTGACCGTGACCACGGCGTGCGATCTCAAGCATCAGGCCGCTGCGGAAAAGGCCATGCATGACGGTCTGGTCGCATCCGCCAAGCGTCGCGGCTGGATCGGTCCCATCGAGAATGTCAGTGCCGGTGATGTGGCCCGCGTACTGAGCGAGGGGCCTCAGGATGTCGAAGGGCTGGAGCAGGGCGCATGGGTCAAGGCGTGGGTCGCCCGCGTGGACAAGGACAAGGCCTATGCCCGTTTCGGCAAATTTCAGGGCCTGCTGCCGCTCAAGTCCATGCATTGGTGCCGCGAACCCGATGCCCGCAAGGCCCCGGAGGAAGTGCCCGCGCCAAGGGATGCCCGCAAAATTCTGAAGAAGGGGGATGTGGTCTGGGCCTCCATTTCGGATATTCCCAAGGAATCCGAAGGTGTGTGGGGACTCGCTCTGGAACGTGAACCTCTGGTGCAGGGCGCGCTGGTTTCGGTCACGCCGGAAACCGGCGAGGTGCTGGCTCTTGTGGGCGGCTATTCCTTTGAGAAGAGTCAGTTCAACCGTGCCACGCAGGCGTTGCGCCAGCCCGGGTCCGCATTCAAGCCCATCGTGTATTCCACGGCTCTGGACAACGGATTCACGCCTTCGTCCATTGTTCTGGACGCGCCCATCGTGTTCGCCAATGACGAGGCCGGCAAGCTGTGGCGTCCCGAGAATTTCGAGGGCAAGTTCTACGGCCCCACGCTTCTGCGTACCGCGTTGGTCAAGTCGCGCAACCTCGTGACCATCCGTGTGGCGCAGAAGGTGGGCATCAGCAAGATCATCGAACGAGCCAGAGCGCTTGGTCTGGAAGCGGATTTTCCGCACGACCTGTCCGTGGCCCTCGGGTCCGGCGTGGTTTCCCTCATGAATCTGTGCGAGGCCTATACCGCATTTGCGCGTGGCGGTTCCTACATCAAGCCGCGTACCGTGCTTTCCGTGAAATCCGCGTGGGGCGAGGATGTCTTCACGTCCGTTCCCGAGACCGTGGATGCCATCAGCCCGCAGACTGCCTACATCATTGTTTCGCTCATGAAGCAGGTGGTGCAGGGCGGCACGGGCTGGCGCGTCAGGGTGCTGCATCGTCCCATCGCAGGCAAGACCGGCACGTCCAACAACGAACGCGATGCATGGTTCATGGGCTTTACGCCCTATCTGCTGTCCGGCGTGTACGTGGGCTTCGACGAACTCAAGCCCATGGGCAAGTACGAGACCGGTTCCCGCGCGGCCAGTTCCATCTGGGTGGATTATCGTCGCGAGGTGGAAGAAGATTATCCGTATCAGGACTTCACCCAGCCGCCCGGAATTGTTATGGTCAAGGTCGATGGGGATACCGGCAAGCTTGCCGGACCCGGGTCCCGCACCGAATTCTTTCTGCCATACAAGGAAGGAACCGAACCCACGGAGCGCGCAGCCGCGCCCGGTTCGACTTCGGGAGGCGGGTCCGTGGACGACCTGTTCAAGCAAACCTTCTAG
- the carB gene encoding carbamoyl-phosphate synthase large subunit: protein MPKREDLKKIMLIGSGPIVIGQACEFDYSGTQALKALKEEGYEVILVNSNPASIMTDPELADRTYIEPIEPEAVARIIEKERPDALLPTLGGQTGLNTALAVAEMGVLEKCGVELIGADIPVINKAESREEFRQAMENIGLSVPQSGIARNMDEVREWGRKIPFPIIVRPAYTLGGAGGGVAYNMEDLEDICANGLALSMKHEIMLERSILGWKEYELEVMRDRKDNCVIICSIENLDPMGVHTGDSITVAPAQTLTDDEYQKMRNASLAIMREIGVETGGSNVQFAINPENGEMIVIEMNPRVSRSSALASKATGFPIAKIAAKLAVGYTLDEIPNDITRETMASFEPAIDYCVVKIPRFTFEKFPGTEDYLTTAMKSVGETMAIGRTFKEALQKGLRSLETGHPGLGKHFETCDQDREEVLRLLRRPNSQRLFALRNALRCGMNLEEVHEATSIDPWFLRQIKDIVDLEHELIEFGFKEGVSAENPAMKETLLKAKQFGYSDPQLAAMWRTSEDAIRALRKELGVEPTFYLVDTCAAEFEAYTPYYYSTYETGVEASRDECKKVMILGGGPNRIGQGIEFDYCCCHSSFTLKEMGVQSIMVNSNPETVSTDYDTSDKLYFEPLTFEDVMNIIEFEKPDGVIVQFGGQTPLNLAIRLMNAGVPMIGTSPDAIDRAEDRERFKQFLNKLHLRQPPNGTAMSMVEAKEIAEKLDFPLVLRPSYVLGGRGMDIVYTMDEFETYFRESARVSPEHPTLIDKFLEYAIEVDVDALADGEDVYIGGIMEHIEEAGIHSGDSASVLPPHTLSPELIREIERQTIAMARELGVVGLMNVQYAIKDGDVYIIEVNPRASRTVPYVSKATGVPLAKLATRVMLGEKLRDLKPASMRKTGHIAVKESVFPFSRFPNVDVLLGPEMRSTGEVMGIDRSFGLAFMKAQLGAGQKLPMGGTVFISVNDWDKNKVVLAARDLEAMGFRIMSTGGTADYFKEKGINVVKVFKVHEGQRPHVVDHIKNGEIDLVINTPSGRKTVSDARLIRQSTLLYGIPYTTTVAGAKAMVQAILEMKQDGLRVQDLQAYYGN, encoded by the coding sequence ATGCCCAAACGCGAAGACCTGAAGAAGATCATGCTCATCGGGTCCGGTCCGATTGTTATCGGCCAGGCCTGCGAGTTCGACTACTCCGGCACCCAGGCCCTCAAGGCCCTCAAGGAAGAGGGATACGAGGTCATTCTGGTGAATTCCAATCCCGCCTCGATCATGACCGATCCCGAATTGGCGGACCGAACCTATATTGAACCCATCGAGCCGGAAGCCGTCGCGCGAATCATCGAGAAAGAGCGTCCGGATGCGCTGCTTCCCACCCTTGGCGGCCAGACGGGCCTGAACACGGCTCTGGCCGTGGCCGAAATGGGTGTGCTGGAAAAATGCGGCGTGGAGCTCATCGGCGCGGACATCCCGGTCATCAACAAGGCCGAGAGCCGCGAGGAATTTCGTCAGGCCATGGAAAACATCGGCCTGTCCGTGCCTCAGTCCGGCATTGCCAGGAACATGGACGAGGTGCGCGAGTGGGGCAGGAAAATTCCGTTCCCCATCATTGTCCGGCCCGCGTACACTCTGGGCGGCGCGGGCGGTGGCGTTGCCTACAACATGGAAGATCTCGAGGACATCTGCGCCAATGGTCTGGCTCTGTCCATGAAGCACGAGATCATGCTCGAACGCTCCATTCTGGGGTGGAAGGAGTACGAGCTCGAGGTGATGCGCGATCGAAAGGACAATTGCGTCATCATCTGTTCCATCGAGAATCTCGACCCCATGGGCGTGCATACCGGTGACTCCATCACGGTTGCCCCGGCCCAGACCCTGACCGACGACGAATACCAGAAGATGCGCAACGCCTCGCTGGCCATCATGCGGGAGATCGGCGTGGAAACCGGCGGCAGCAACGTGCAGTTCGCCATCAATCCCGAAAACGGCGAGATGATCGTCATCGAGATGAATCCGCGCGTGTCCCGTTCCTCGGCTCTGGCCTCCAAGGCCACGGGATTTCCCATTGCCAAGATCGCGGCCAAGCTCGCCGTGGGCTATACGCTGGACGAAATTCCCAATGACATCACCCGCGAGACCATGGCCTCCTTCGAACCGGCCATCGATTACTGCGTGGTCAAGATTCCGCGTTTTACCTTTGAAAAGTTTCCGGGCACCGAAGACTATCTGACCACGGCCATGAAGTCCGTGGGCGAGACCATGGCCATCGGCCGGACCTTCAAGGAAGCCCTGCAAAAGGGATTGCGCTCTCTGGAAACCGGGCATCCCGGTCTGGGCAAGCATTTCGAGACATGCGACCAGGACAGGGAAGAAGTGCTGCGTCTGCTGCGCCGTCCCAATTCCCAGCGGCTTTTCGCCCTGCGCAACGCGCTTCGGTGCGGCATGAATCTGGAAGAGGTGCACGAGGCCACCAGCATCGACCCGTGGTTCCTGCGCCAGATCAAGGATATCGTGGACCTTGAGCACGAACTGATCGAGTTCGGCTTCAAGGAAGGGGTGTCCGCCGAGAATCCGGCCATGAAGGAAACCCTGCTCAAGGCCAAGCAGTTCGGGTATTCCGATCCCCAGCTTGCCGCCATGTGGCGGACCAGCGAGGACGCGATTCGCGCTCTGCGCAAGGAGCTGGGCGTGGAGCCCACCTTCTATCTGGTGGACACCTGCGCAGCCGAGTTCGAGGCCTATACTCCATATTACTATTCCACCTACGAGACCGGAGTGGAAGCATCCCGGGACGAGTGCAAAAAGGTCATGATTCTGGGCGGCGGTCCCAACCGTATCGGTCAGGGCATCGAGTTCGATTACTGCTGCTGCCATTCCTCGTTCACTCTCAAGGAAATGGGCGTGCAGTCCATCATGGTCAACTCCAACCCCGAGACCGTCTCCACGGACTACGACACGTCCGACAAGCTCTATTTCGAGCCGTTGACCTTCGAGGACGTGATGAACATCATCGAGTTCGAGAAGCCCGATGGCGTGATCGTCCAGTTCGGCGGACAGACTCCGCTCAATCTGGCCATCCGGCTGATGAACGCGGGCGTGCCCATGATCGGCACCTCCCCGGACGCCATCGACCGTGCCGAGGATCGCGAGCGGTTCAAGCAGTTCCTGAACAAGCTGCACCTGCGCCAGCCGCCGAACGGCACGGCCATGAGCATGGTCGAGGCCAAGGAAATCGCGGAGAAGCTGGATTTCCCTCTGGTGCTGCGTCCCTCCTACGTGCTGGGCGGCCGTGGCATGGACATCGTCTACACCATGGACGAGTTCGAGACCTATTTTCGCGAATCCGCGCGCGTGTCCCCGGAACATCCCACGCTCATCGACAAGTTTCTGGAATATGCCATCGAAGTGGATGTCGATGCCCTTGCCGACGGCGAGGACGTCTACATCGGCGGCATCATGGAACACATCGAGGAGGCCGGGATTCATTCCGGCGACTCGGCTTCGGTGCTGCCTCCGCACACACTGAGCCCGGAACTCATTCGCGAGATCGAGCGCCAGACCATTGCCATGGCTCGGGAACTCGGCGTGGTGGGCCTGATGAACGTGCAGTACGCCATCAAGGACGGCGATGTGTACATCATCGAGGTCAATCCGCGCGCCTCGCGCACCGTGCCCTACGTGAGCAAGGCTACGGGCGTACCGCTTGCCAAGCTGGCCACCCGGGTCATGCTCGGGGAAAAGCTGCGGGACCTGAAGCCCGCGTCCATGCGCAAGACCGGACACATTGCGGTCAAGGAATCCGTATTTCCGTTCAGCCGCTTCCCGAACGTGGACGTGCTGCTCGGACCCGAAATGCGTTCCACGGGCGAAGTCATGGGCATTGACAGGAGTTTCGGTCTGGCCTTCATGAAGGCGCAGCTCGGCGCCGGACAGAAGTTGCCCATGGGCGGTACGGTGTTCATCTCCGTGAACGACTGGGACAAGAACAAGGTGGTGCTCGCGGCCAGAGACCTTGAAGCCATGGGCTTCAGGATCATGTCCACGGGTGGCACGGCGGATTATTTCAAGGAAAAGGGCATCAACGTGGTCAAGGTCTTCAAGGTGCATGAGGGACAGCGTCCCCATGTGGTCGACCATATCAAGAACGGCGAGATCGATCTGGTGATCAACACGCCTTCCGGCAGGAAGACCGTGAGCGATGCCAGACTGATTCGTCAGTCCACGCTGTTGTACGGCATTCCCTACACCACCACCGTGGCCGGGGCCAAGGCAATGGTCCAGGCCATTCTCGAAATGAAGCAGGACGGGCTGCGGGTCCAGGACCTGCAGGCCTATTACGGCAACTAG
- a CDS encoding YkgJ family cysteine cluster protein, with amino-acid sequence MKVIQTGDPDVCARCAGQGPTCCRISPGNEEHCFPISPREKERIREAVPFTGGFVPEPNSAAFRNNLCNLFPGEGRVLAELFPDDDEHYRLALDSTGACRFLGPAGCEIPVEVRPYFCRIFPFWVVGDTVTFFDSPFCLARREGRNLGPMLDLFGLTRARVRDLYGRLRLVWGLPPAKGMRKVTKTF; translated from the coding sequence GTGAAAGTTATTCAGACAGGCGATCCGGATGTTTGCGCGCGTTGCGCCGGGCAGGGGCCGACCTGTTGTCGCATTTCCCCGGGCAACGAGGAACACTGCTTTCCCATTTCCCCGCGCGAAAAGGAACGCATTCGCGAAGCCGTGCCCTTTACGGGCGGTTTTGTGCCGGAGCCCAATTCCGCGGCTTTCCGCAACAATCTGTGCAATCTTTTCCCGGGAGAAGGCCGGGTGCTCGCCGAGCTGTTTCCCGATGACGACGAGCATTACCGCCTTGCCCTCGATTCCACGGGGGCCTGTCGGTTTCTCGGACCGGCCGGGTGCGAGATTCCCGTGGAGGTTCGCCCGTATTTCTGCCGGATCTTCCCCTTCTGGGTGGTGGGCGACACCGTGACGTTTTTTGATTCCCCGTTCTGTCTGGCACGGCGGGAAGGCCGGAATCTCGGTCCCATGCTTGATCTGTTCGGATTGACCCGGGCCAGAGTGCGCGACCTGTACGGTCGGCTCAGGCTGGTCTGGGGATTGCCGCCCGCAAAGGGCATGCGCAAGGTAACGAAAACCTTTTGA
- a CDS encoding PhzF family phenazine biosynthesis protein — MRLDIYQIDAFAEGLFTGNPAAVVPLYEWLSDDLMQKIAQENNLSETAFFVPRGEYFELRWFTPELEVDLCGHATLASAFVIYEFLNYTDPAVVFETRSGRLFVDREGDMLAMDFPAWPVREIQVTERVSHSLGVRPDALYAGERDMMAVFESEDVIRGLVPDMREMNKLDCLCLICTAPGQDHDFVSRTFCPSSGIAEDPVTGSAHCSLVPYWAARLGKAGLHAYQASARGGTLLCEYLGDRVKISGRAVTYMQGQITL; from the coding sequence ATGCGGCTGGACATCTATCAGATCGACGCTTTCGCCGAGGGACTCTTCACGGGAAACCCGGCTGCGGTGGTGCCGCTCTATGAATGGCTCAGCGATGATCTCATGCAGAAGATCGCCCAGGAAAACAATCTGTCCGAGACCGCGTTTTTCGTGCCGCGCGGAGAGTATTTCGAACTGCGCTGGTTCACGCCCGAGCTCGAAGTCGATCTGTGCGGTCATGCAACGCTTGCCTCGGCCTTCGTGATCTACGAATTCCTGAACTACACTGATCCCGCCGTGGTGTTCGAAACCAGGAGCGGCAGACTGTTCGTGGATCGGGAGGGCGACATGCTGGCCATGGATTTTCCGGCCTGGCCGGTCAGGGAAATTCAGGTCACGGAACGGGTCTCCCACTCGCTTGGCGTTCGACCGGACGCCCTGTACGCCGGAGAGCGCGACATGATGGCCGTATTCGAGTCCGAGGACGTGATTCGCGGTCTTGTGCCGGACATGCGCGAAATGAACAAGCTCGACTGTTTGTGCCTGATCTGCACGGCTCCGGGGCAGGATCACGACTTTGTCTCCCGCACGTTCTGCCCCTCCTCGGGCATTGCCGAAGATCCGGTTACCGGTTCGGCCCACTGTTCGCTGGTTCCGTACTGGGCCGCGCGACTGGGCAAGGCCGGTCTGCACGCCTATCAGGCTTCGGCCCGGGGCGGTACGCTTCTTTGCGAATACCTCGGCGACCGGGTCAAGATATCCGGCCGCGCCGTGACATACATGCAAGGTCAGATAACTCTGTA
- a CDS encoding KpsF/GutQ family sugar-phosphate isomerase, translated as MTCDSNRDWLKLAREVLDIEIQGLRAVSEKLDRHFVRALEVLANCKGRVVITGVGKSGLVGRKIAATLSSTGTPSFFLHPVEGAHGDMGMIRREDVVLALSNSGGTDEVNAIIPTLRALGATVIAITGNARSAMSELSDITIEVRVPREACPMGLAPTASTTAHLAVGDALAVCLMEWKSFGKEDFRKFHPGGSLGQRLSRCIDEIMHTENIPVVPADSSLAQALDVLNRGGLGLVALIDDQRRLHGVFSDGDVRRLVCRGPFDPEDRVEGFMTASPKRARTGDRAARVLDIMEQNEITVMPVVREDDVLVGLVHLHDLLGKGSLRFSSNGHANGGAG; from the coding sequence ATGACCTGTGATTCGAACAGGGATTGGCTGAAACTGGCGCGTGAAGTCCTGGATATTGAAATCCAGGGGCTTCGCGCCGTTTCCGAAAAGCTGGACCGGCATTTTGTCCGTGCGCTGGAAGTGCTGGCCAATTGCAAGGGCAGGGTGGTCATCACCGGCGTGGGCAAGTCCGGGCTGGTGGGCCGCAAGATCGCGGCAACCCTTTCCAGCACGGGAACGCCGTCGTTCTTTCTGCATCCCGTGGAAGGTGCGCACGGCGACATGGGCATGATCCGCAGGGAGGACGTTGTTCTGGCCCTGTCCAATTCCGGGGGCACGGACGAAGTCAACGCCATCATTCCCACGCTTCGGGCTCTGGGCGCCACGGTCATCGCCATAACCGGCAATGCCCGTTCCGCCATGTCCGAGTTGTCGGACATCACCATCGAGGTCAGGGTCCCGCGCGAGGCCTGCCCCATGGGGCTGGCCCCCACCGCGTCCACCACGGCACATCTTGCGGTGGGCGATGCGCTGGCCGTGTGTCTGATGGAGTGGAAGTCCTTCGGCAAGGAGGATTTCAGAAAATTTCATCCCGGCGGTTCGCTGGGCCAGCGGTTGTCCCGGTGCATCGACGAGATCATGCATACCGAGAACATTCCGGTCGTTCCGGCGGACAGTTCCCTGGCTCAGGCGCTGGATGTGCTCAACAGGGGCGGTCTCGGGCTGGTGGCTCTGATCGATGATCAGAGACGGCTGCACGGCGTGTTCTCCGACGGCGACGTGCGCAGGCTGGTCTGCCGGGGGCCGTTCGATCCCGAGGACAGGGTCGAAGGGTTCATGACGGCATCGCCCAAGCGGGCCCGTACCGGCGACCGCGCGGCTCGGGTACTGGACATCATGGAGCAGAACGAGATCACGGTCATGCCCGTTGTCCGCGAGGATGACGTGTTGGTCGGGCTGGTGCATCTTCATGATCTGCTGGGCAAGGGCTCGTTGCGATTTTCGTCCAACGGCCATGCCAACGGAGGGGCCGGGTAG